From the Rhizomicrobium palustre genome, the window GCACGGCTTTCCGGGTGCATGTGCCGGTGCCAGCCTCTGTGCCGCGCGGGTCTTATACGGTGGAAGTTTATCTTTTCCGCGATGGCAATGTGATCGCGGCGCAATCGACGCCCTTCTATGTCGACCAGGCGGGCTTTGAACGGCGGCTGTTCGAATTCGCCCATCAAAAACCGCTCTATTACGGCGTGGCGACGGTCTTGATGGGGATATTACTCGGCTGGGGCTCGACGTTTTTCTTCAAGAGAAGCTAGGTTCACGCGGAGACGCGGAGGCGCGGAGCGAACCGCAATAATTCTTTGGCACCGGCTCAGTGTTGGGGTGAGGAAAACTTTCTCTGCGGCTCCGCGTCTCCGCGTGAAAATTTTTGGCTGCGCCGCTAACCTGTGAGCGCAGCCATCGTGCCGCCGATGAAATAGACCTTTTCCTTGCCGAGCGCATAAATCCCAAAGCCGTTCTGGAAAAGGCAGCACACGGCTTCATCGCGCACATCCAGCCCGCCGGTATAGGCACCGAAGGCAGGCAGGATGAGGCGGCTGCCATCCGACACAAAACAGCGCTTGCGCAGCCGCATCCCACCGCGCGAAAGAGTGGCGGCAGGATGAAGATGGCCTGCAATCTCGCCCATGCGATTGCCCTCAGCCGGAATATGCCGGAAGACCAGCGCGCCGATCACCATTTCTGCAACCACACGCCCGCCGAGCCATGCGGGCGGATTGGGATCGTGATTTCCTTCCACCCAGATGAATTCGAGGAGCTTGGTGAGAGACGATAGCGCGCT encodes:
- the pdeM gene encoding ligase-associated DNA damage response endonuclease PdeM; protein product: MTRDPCRILVAGEDLVLEPSGALWWPAEKTLVVADLHFEKGSSYARSGQFLPPYDTRATLRKLQSVIVRLGAERVIALGDSFHDDGAGARLDLEERSALSSLTKLLEFIWVEGNHDPNPPAWLGGRVVAEMVIGALVFRHIPAEGNRMGEIAGHLHPAATLSRGGMRLRKRCFVSDGSRLILPAFGAYTGGLDVRDEAVCCLFQNGFGIYALGKEKVYFIGGTMAALTG